Below is a window of Bradyrhizobium sp. CB82 DNA.
CGCGGCTCGAACGCTTGCGCCTGATCGCGGACGAGCCGGCACGGATGGGAGGCTGGGCGTTCCGCGGATTGCTCAACCTGCCGGTGACGTGGGACCGCCCAGCCTAACGCATGTTGTGCCGGCCGCTCGACCGGCGCGACCTGCCCTATGAAGATCGCCAACCTCACTGCAGTTGCGGCCCGCCTGCTGGATCCGCCTTTATTTGAGCAAGTCCAGGCGCCCATTTCTGATATGGTGGCGGCAAAAGAGCTGCTTGACCCACCCGCGCTTGAGCCCAGGCAGAAGTCGCGCAGATCGCTATGTGCAGTGCTCTCGCAAACGCGAAATCCTGTCCGTTACCGTCGGCGCAGAGCCCTAGACTAGATCAGCGCAGATCCCGAGTCCGGCGCGGTCCGGTGCGATGAGCAGAGGCCGATCGATCTGCACAGAACTATCGCAACCGCTGTAAGGTGCGTGCTGGTCAACACCAAATAAAAGCCACCTACTTCACCAACTCGCACCCGCCTTCCGCCAGCGGACGGAACGCCTGATCGGCGGGAATGGTCGAGACCAGCTTGTAATAGTCGTACGGATATTTCAACTCCTCCGGCTTCTTCACCTCGAACAGGTACATCGGATGCACGACGCGACCGTCCTGGCGGATCGTGGTGTCACCGAACAGCTTGTCCTTGCCCTTGAACTTCTTCATCTCGGGCACGACCTGCTTCGCATTGTCGCTGCCGGTGGCGGCGACGGCGTTGAGATAAGCGAGCGTGGAAGCATAGACGCCGGCCTGGTTGCCGCTCGGCATCTTGCCGTTCATGCCGGGCCGCGCGGCAAAACGCTTGGCGAACGCGCGGGTATCGTCATTCATGTCCCAGTAGAAGGCTTCCATGAGCTGGAGACCCTGCGCGACCTTGATGCCCATGCCGTGAACGTCATTGATGAAGAGCAGGAAGGCGACGAGCTTCTGCCCGCTCTGCTGGATGCCGAACTCGGCGGCCTGCTTGACCGCGTTGATGGTGTCACCGCCCGCATTGGCAAGGCCGATGACCTGCGCTTTCGAGCTTTGCGCCTGGAGCAGGAAGGAGGCGAAATCGGAGGTGCCGAGCGGATGCTTGGAGGAGCCCAGTACCTTGCCGCCGTGTCCCTCGATGTATTTCTGCGCCTCCGCCTCGATGCCCTTGCCGAGCGCGTAGTCGACGGTCAGGAAATACCAATCCTTGCCGCCCCGCGACATCATCGCCGCAGCGGTGGTGTTGCCGGTCGCCCAGGCATCGTTGACCCATTGGATCGTGTTGGGCGAGCAGGCCTTGCCGGCGAGATCCGAGCTTGCCGTCGAGGACGCAAGGAATGTCATGCGGCTGTCGCGCAGCAACGCATTGATGGAGAGGCCGACGGCCGAGTTCGGCACGTCGACGATGGCGTCGACGCCCTCGACGTCGAGCCATTTGCGCGCGATGGCGTTGCCGACATCGGCCTTGTTCTGGTGATCGGCATAGACGATCTCGACCTTGATGTCCTTGCCGCCGCCGTTGAAATCCTCCGCCGCCATGCGCGCGGCCTCGACAGAACCCATGCCGTTGGTGTCCTGGAAGATGCCGGAGATGTCGTTGAGCACGCCGATGCGCACGACATTGTCGGATATCTCCGCGCTCGCCGCGCCGGTCACCAAGCTTGCGGCCAGTGCGAGTGTCCACCTCAGGTGCTTCATCATTCCCTCCCCTGTGTGTTGGTTGCCGGTCGTTGCCGGCATCTTGAGCATCACACCTGCCGCTCCGGCAGTCTCAGCACGAGCCCGTCGAGCTCGGGCGTGATAGTGATCTGGCAGGACAAGCGGCTATTCGGCCGCCGCTCGGCGGCGGTGCCGTCGAGCAGCGCGTCCTCGTCGTCGGCCATCACGGGCAGGCGCGCGAGCCAGCTCTCGTCGACATAGACGTGGCAGGTCGCGCACATGGCGTTGCCGCCGCATTCGGCCAGGATGCCGTCGAGGCCGTGACGGGTCGCGGCCTGCATGGCGCTCTCGCCGCCCGAGGTCTCGACGCGCTCGGGCTTGCCGTCGGGATGGATGAAGATGATGTCGGGCATCAAGGCTCCTCGTCAGGCCGGGGTGATGGTGACCGGCAGGCTGTCGAGCCCGCGCAGCGTGTTGTTGAAGCGGCGCTTCGGCTCGCCCGTGATCTCGATCTTCGCGATGCGGCGTGCCAGCGCCGTCAGCATCACCTCGCCTTCGAGACGGGCGACGAGCTGGCCGACGCACATGTGGATGCCGGAGCCGAAGCCGACATGGCCGGAGGTGCGGCGGGTGATGTCGTAGCTGTCGGGGTCGTCCCAGCGGCGGGGATCGCGATTGGCAGCGGCGAGGAACATCAGCACCTTCTCGCCCTCGCCGATTCGGGCACCGGAGAGTTCGACCTCGCGCGTGGTGGTGCGGAAGAAGGTCTGCACCGGGCTCTCGAAGCGCACCGCCTCCTCGAAGGCCCCACGGGCGAGCGAAGGATCCTCGCGCAGGCGCTGCCACTGATCGGGGAAGCGCGCGAGGCAATAGACGGCGGCGCCGATGCCGTTGACCGTCGTGTCGAGTCCGGCAGATAGCAGCGAGCGCACCAGCAGCGGCGCTTCGGTGGCCGTGATAGCACCCTCGTCGACCTGTGCGTGAATGCAGGCCCCGAAGCCGCCGGGCGCCAGATTCTCGCGCTGGCACTGCTCGGCAACATAGGCCTGATGCGGCGCCGATCGTTCGATCGCCTCCTGGCGCAACCGGTTGGGCGGGCCGAAGGCGTTGAACACGACGCTGGCATAGGGAATCAGATGCTCGCGTCCCTCCGGCTTCAGGCCGAGCGCATCCGGGAAAATTGACAGCGGGTAGGCCTCGGCAAGGTCGGTGATCGCGTCGAAGCTGCGCTTGTCGAGCAGCGCGTCGACCCGTGCTTCCGCCGCCGCGGCAAAGCGGTCGCGCACCTGCTTCATTACCGTCGGCGACAGCACTTTTGACAGCACGGCGCGCGTGCGGGTGTGCGCAGGCGGATCGGCCTCCAGGATCAGGCTCGGCGGCCGCCATGGCGTTTCCTTCTTGAAATCGGACAGACCGACGCCGCGGCTGGAGCAGAACGTCGCGGGATCGTTCAGCACCGCGTGGACCTCGGCATAGCGCGCCACGCCATAGACCTTCCATTTGTCGAGGTAGACCACCGGGCCCGCCTCCCGCAGCAGCTCATGGGCGGGATAGGGATCGGCAAAAAAAGTCATGTCGAAGGGATCGACGTCGAGATGCGGGACGCCCGATTCCGCGGAGCCGGATGCGGTCATGGAAGACCTCCCTCATTTTGAGCTTGTGAAAGGGCGGCGCATGCCCTTAGGTCTTTGTGTCCGCCGCGAGTCAGAATCCCGCTATGCCGCCGTCCTCGACCAGAGCCCGCCAGAAGTCTTCGCCCGTTGAGGCAGGACCGACGCTCGATCTCGAACGCTACGTGCCGGCGTTCATCACCTTCATCGCCAACAAGCTGTCGAACAGCGCGACCGCATTCTATCAGCGGGAGTTCGGCGTCAACGTCACGGAATGGCGGATCATGTCGCTGCTGGCGATCGAGCCGGGCATTCCGGCTTCGCGCATCTGCCACGTCATCGGCTTCGACAAGGGCCCGGTGAGCCGGACGCTGGCGGGTCTCGAGAAGCGCGGCCTGGTCTCGATCCGCACCGACCCGAACGATGGCCGCACTCATTCGATCGCACTGACGGCGAAGGGCCGCGCCACCCATGACAAGGTGATCGTCGCAGCGTTCGAGCGCGAGCGGCGGCTGTTGTCGTGCCTGAACGAGGACGAGCGTGAGGTCCTGATCGGCTTGCTGCGCCGGCTGCATGAGAATCTCGGCGCCGTGACGGACAGCAGCTTCAGCTGACGCACCGCACCGCGGCCGCACGCTGTCGCCACCTGGCATGCGGCCGTGGCTGCCTGCGGCCCCCTTCCTGCCGAGCATCATTTCCTCCGATATCGGACGCAGCGGTTCCTCCCTCTGTCGCCCTTGTTTTTAGTCGTTGCACAAGTTAGTTGCCGAAGCAACAAATAATTGTGCGGAATATACTCGTGTGCACACGCAGCAAATGACGCGACGGAGCATGACCTGACATCTCAGGGATAGTTCCGCGGCGCTATCGGCAGCGGTTTGTGAAAGCTGATAGTGCCTCCGTCTTGTTGCCGCGGTCGAGCGCCAGGAGGCACGCGCCGCGCAAGCGATAGATCTCGGGCAGGTAAGCACCTTCTGTCGCGTTGCTGACAGATGCATGACCTAGTCTCAAATGTTCTTTTCGCGGTCTTCCGATACCCGACCACCCGGTCGGCGGTGCTATTTCTGGAGAGGAAGCCCACAATGTTCAAGGGGGCCGCAGTCGCTTTACTGGTGCTGTTCGGTGCGGATCGTTTGCTGAACGGAAGTCAGGTCACGGACGGCGTCTCAACGATGCTGAGACAAATCGCGCGCGCATTCGGTATCTGAAGGTCATCACCGGAGATACCAGCGACCGAGCCGTTTCGTCTCACGGCGCGCTGCGTCTCACCGAGTCCGAGTCTCGAATTGAAAACGCTGGTGCTTGGTCCCAAGCGCCTGAAAGTGCTAGAATATCGCTGCGTTAACGGGTCTTGGTCAGATCGCGAATCGGTGGAGGCCATCGTGAAGATTGAGCGAGCACTGGCAATCGCAGCTCGAGCACGGGTCAGGCGGAACATTTTCATCCGCGCCCGCGCGACACAGCAGAATTAGGCTAATGACCCGATTGATACCCAAGCTAGCGCCGGACGACATCATTGAGTGGCCGCATGGCGAGCGCACAAAGGTCGTATGGATTTCGGAAGACGGCGAGCGCTTTCGCGTCGAGGGCCTACCGTCGTTGCTGCGGGCGGCAGACAGCTTTCGGGTAATCAGGAGAGGACGAATAGCCGTTCCGGATTGAGCGCGTTTAGGACGCTCTCGCCGGTAGCGCCAGTCCGAGGTGACATTGATAGTGACAATTGCGGATGGACGACTGCGCGCAAGCTGGTCGAACTCGCCGCCAGCATCGAGGCCGTGCAGGATAGGCGCATTTCACATCGAGAAGATCAACGCCCCGTTCCTCTACGCGCTCAAAGCCAGCGGGGCCGAGTTTGGCGCAGGGATCAAGCACGCGGTCGAAAAAGGCTGGTTGGGGCTGCACGAGAGCGGCACGTATGTCCGGCTCCTGAACGACGGCGCGTCTTAACCTTGTATGGGGCTTTCCCTGTCAAGGGTAAACTTCCCCACACGCTGCTCTCTATCCACTTGTCGAGTCGCTCCGGTTGGGTGTCAGCGAGGCGCTTCCTTGCATTCTCGGCATGAAGGGCCACCCTTTGCTTGGCCACGCTGAGCGGTCAATCCCTGCAGACCGCAATTGGCGCGCCTTTTGGCGCGCGGGATTGACGGCGAAAGCGCGTGCCGAGCGATAATGCGCCATGCCAAGAATGGCCTGGCGGCGAAGTTCACGATGTTCATCTTCACATGCCGTTTGGCCGTCGTCTCACCCGTGAGCATGACGTCACGTGTCATTGCGGTACATCGACGCGCAAGGACAGATCGCCTCGATACGGAACTGCTGCTGCGCGCCTTACTTGGAAGGCTCCGCGGCGAGAAGCGTCACTGCAGCATGGTCGCGATCCCAATGATCGAAGAGGAGGATGCCAAACGGCCGAACCGGGAGCGAGACAGCCTTCTTTGGCAACAAAATAGGTGGGTTACGCCTCGCTACCTACGCGTTCTCTTCAGTACCCGGCAGCTAGCCCCGAATTGCGGCGGGGATCGTTCGCGCCGTAGTAGCGGTTGTTGCCGACCTGCTTGCCGTTGAGTGACGGCGCACCGATGATGATGACCGCGAGATGGTTGGCCGGTTGCGGCGGGCCGAACTTGTGGCCCATGCTTTCCAGGATCTTTTGCGTATCCGGCGACAGGGCGTAGTTCTCGACGTTGGTCAGGTCCGGCAGCCATTGCTGGTGGATACGCGGCATGTCGACGGCTTCCTGCGCGTTCATGTCGTAGTCGATGGCGTTGATCATGGTCTGCAAGACAGCCGTGATGATGCGGCTGCCGCCGGGCGTGCCCACCACCATGACCGTCTTGCCGTCCTTGGTGACGATGGTCGGGCTCATCGAGGACAGCGGCCGCTTGCCGGGAGCGATGGCGTTGGCCTCGCCCTGCACCAGGCCGTAGAGGTTCGGCACGCCAACCTTGGCGGTGAAGTCGTCCATTTCATCGTTGAGTAGGACGCCGGTCTTGCCTGCCGTCACCTTGGCGCCAAACCAGTCGTTTAGCGTGTACGTCACGGATACCGCGTTGCCGTCCTTGTCCGCGATTGAATAGTGCGTGGTGTTGCTGCCCTCATGCGGCGCGACGCCGGGCTTGATGTCCTTGGACACGCCGGCCTTGTTCGGGTCGATCGCAGCACGGATCCTGGCCGCGTAAGCCTTGTCGAGCAGGCGGTCGAGCGGGTTCTTCACGAAGTCCGGGTCGCCCAGGTAGCTGTTGCGGTCCACATAAGCGTGGCGCATGGCTTCGATCTGGACGTGCACAGCCTGCGCGGAGTGATAGCCCATCTCCTTCAGCGGATAGCCCTCCAGGATATCCAGGATTTCGCAGATGATGACGCCGCCCGAGCTCGGCGGCGGCGCGGAGATCACATGGTAGCCGCGATAGTCGCATTCGACGGGTGCGAGCTCACGCGTCTTGTAGCCGTCGAGGTCTTCCTGCGTGATCAGGCCTTTGCCGGCCTGGCTCGACGCCACGATGGCGCTGCCGACCCAGCCCTTGTAGAAGCCGTCGGTGCCTTTGCTGCTGATCTCGCGTAGGGTTTTGGCCAGCTCGGATTGCACCAGCTTATCACCCACGTCGAACGGCTGGCCGTTGTTGAGGAAGATGGCGTTCGATGCCGGATCGTCCTTGAAATCGTCGGTCGCCGTGCGCAGCAGGTCGATGTCGCCCTGGTCGAGCGCAAATCCCTGCTCGGCGAGCTGGATAGCAGGGGCGATCAAGTCGGCGCGCTTCATGGTGCCGTACTTTTCGCGCGCATATTCCATGCCGGACACCGAGCCTGGCACGCCCACGGCGAGGTGCCCCTTGGTCGACGCGCCCTTGATGACGTTGCCGTCCTTGTCGAGATACATGTTGGCAGTCGCGCCCTTGGGCGCCGTTTCGCGGAAATCGAGGAACGTCTTGCGGCCGTCGGCGAGTTGGATCGTCATGAAACCGCCGCCGCCCAAATTGCCGGCCGCAGGATAGACCACCGCCAATGCGTAACCGACGGCCACTGCCGCATCGACGGCATTGCCGCCGCGCTTGAGCACATCCACGCCTGCCTGCGTCGCGAGATGCTGCGCGGAAACCACCATGCCGTTCTCTGTGGCAACCGGCGCAACCGACGCCGCCCGCGCTGGGCCGAACGTGATGAAGCTGATCGACACGATCGCGGTGACCATCCACCGCACGCCTGTTCCTGGATTTTGCAAGGGGCACTCCTCGGGATGGCCGGTGATCCCGGCGCATATCGTTGTGAAGGCGCGCACCCTAGCAGGTTGTGCCGTCGAGACCGAGTAAGAATTACTCGTTAGCGGCGTCAGGCCGGTGCGGGCCGGCCGATTGCGAGGGAAACCGTAAAGGGACGTTTGGCTGCTACCGCCTCCCCCCTGCAGTGAAATTACAGCAAGCGTCACATATGATATGATGGCTGCAGCTGATGATTTGCATCTAGAGGGCACTCTCAATCGCCAATCGCGTGCTGCCACTGCTTACGGTGCATGCGCAAGCCGCTGCGATCAGCGGACTAGGGGCGATGGAATACTCCTCCCTTTGAAAGTCCGCGACTTTGGCCGGATACTGGATCAAGGTCCTTGGCTATCAGCAATCCGAGGAGGGCGATCATGGCGATCCAGATCGTGATGGACCACACCGGCGACAGCCGTCATCCTTTCAACTCCGACGACGCGCAAGAACTGGCGAAGGCGGAGCAGCGGTTCTACGAGCTGACGAATATCGGTTTCACCGTAGCGGTCCGGATTGGTCCAGGTCAGGTCTCGCAGGTCCGATCGTTCGCCCGAACGCGGAAGAAACCGTCTTCTTCCCAGGCTGGTCGGCGGCTAAGTCGCCATTCCTGCCATGTTCGGCTTTCGATCGATGCCGCAGCGGCCGATCGCCGTCGGGGTTCACGGTGACATTGCGACTGCTTTCGCGGTCGTTTCCGGTGAAGTCGGCTAAGACAGGTCGTATCTGACCATGGAGGTCAGCGACGGCGTGCAGCCAGTGCTGCAACTGCACTCAGGTCAGGTCTTTCGGCATGGTGATGCCGAAGCGGAGAATCTGGCGGTGAATGGTCGAGCGATCGACGCCGCGTTCGCGTGCTACCCGCGAGACGTTCCAGCGATTGTTGCGCAACGCTGTCAGTAACTCGTCGGCTTGCTGTGACGTTGCCACTCCCCCACGTGCCGGTTTTCCGGATATCTCCACACGCAGAGGATGAGCGATCCGGTCCGGCAGATCGGCAAGATCGATTGTGCCGTCGGTCGACAGCGCGCAGCCATGATCGAGCGCGTTGACCAGCTCTCGGATGTTGCCGGGCCATTGGTACTTGAGCAGCGCGCCGCGCGCGCTTGCCGTCAGCGCATAGTTGGCCTTGTGCTCCGTCGAAAGTCGATGCAGGGATTGATCGATCAGCCACTCGATATCGGTCCGCTGACGCAGCGGAGGCAACGCAAACACCGCGCCGTTGAGGCGGAAATAGAGATCCTCGCGGAACTGCCCGGTCTTCACCAGCGCGACGAGGTCGCGATGGGTGGCTGCGATGACGCGGACATTGAGCGGGACCGGCCGGGTGCGGCCGACCGGTGTCACCTCGCGTTCGGCGAGCACACGCAACAGGCGCGTCTGCGACGAAATCGGCATGTCGCCGATCTCGTCAAGGAACAGGGTGCCGCCGTCGGCTTCGAGCAAGAGACCTTTCTTGCCCTTGGCCGCCGCGCCGGTGAAGGCACCCGCCTCGTGGCCAAACAGCTCGCTCTCGATCAGGCTTTCCGGCAGCGCGGCACAGTTGACCGCAACGAAAGGTTTGCCTGCCCGCGCACTGACCGAATGCAGCGCCTTCGTCAGGTGCTCCTTGCCAGTGCCGGTTTCGCCGGTGATGAGCAGGCCCATCTGGGTATTGATGAGCTTGGCCGCGTGCGTCACCACCTGATGCATGGTGGGATCACCTCGGAACAGGCTGCGCAACGGCGCCGGAAGCGCCGACTCGCTGCGGGACGAGGCCGGTGCGGCCAGCTTGTTCGGGGGCGGCAAGGTTTGCGCGAACAGTGTCGCGCCGCTGTTGGCAAGCCGCAGCGCGCGTTGGCCGGTGGGCCGCGAATGGGCGAAGCGCGGCAGATCGTCGATCGTGCACTCGAAGATGTCGGACACGCTGAAGCCGTCGGCTCGCAGGCGAAGGTCCGGACGCTTCCTCAGTTCGCGGGCGAGTAGCTGCCTCGCGCGATTGTTGAAGCCGATGATGCGGCCGCTGCTATCGACGGCCATCACATAATCCGGATCGACGTCGGCGAATTCAGCGGAGCCGGACAGCTTGATGATCCATTCCTGCCGGAAACGATTCAGCAGGTTCGCGTTCTCGATCTTGTGGGCGAACGACTTGACCAGTTGCAGTGCCAGGAACTGGCTGGCCTTCGGTTCCGGCGAGCGCAGCGCGGAGATATCCAGCACCGCAGCGAGCTTGCCGCTGGGGTCGAAGACCGGCGCAGCCGTGCAGGTCAGCGGAATGTGGGTGGCGTCGAAATGGTCCGACTGATGCACCGTCAGGGCTTCTTCGGTCGCGATGCATGTGCCGACTGCGCACGTGCCGGCATGCGGCTCGTTCCAATCGGCACCGAGATAAAGGCCGGCCTTGCGAAGCGTGTTGTTGAACGTCGGGTCGCCGATGAAATCCACCGTGATGCCCCTGGCGTCGGTCAGCAACAGCACGTAGCCGAGTCCGGCGATCTGGCGATACAGCATCTCGACGCCGAAGCGAGCCGTGTGGAGGAATTCGTCCATCGCGTCGCGATGCTCGCGCAGCCGTCTGGAGGTGACGATATGAGCATCGCGCAGGACCACCGGATCGAGCTTGTGTTCGGAGACGCATCGTACCCACGACTGATGGATGATCGCATCACGCGCGCTGCTCTGCCCGACCGCAACGCGAACCAGCTCGTCGATGTGCGCAGCCTGCTCCGTAATCACGGCAGATACTCCCGGATGTTTCCTCGCACGTTGTTGCGTTGAGTGTCACTCGGATTGTGCCGCCGATCAAGTTTGTTGCGTGCAACACCTGTTGCACGGCGCAACAGCCGTTGCGCCGTGGCGGCGTCATTAACACGAGGAAATAATAGGTAATTTCGAGATCGGGCGCCGTGGCACGAGGCTTGCTAACATTGGCGCGGAGGCAAAATTCGACCTCGACAACAACGCACCGGACCACGACGCGAGAGCGATCGACGCCGGCACAAGGGAGAATGAAACCATGCTCACGAAGGCTCCGGACGGAAGAGTCACCGCACTGCTCGACGAGTTCAATGCCGCATTGTCGTCCGGCGACATCGAACGTGCGCTGGCGCTGTTCCAGACCGATTGCTACTGGCGCGATCTCGTTACCTTCACCTGGAACATCAAAACCATGGAGGGTAAGGATCAGATCCGCGACATGCTGCAGGCGCGGCTTGCGGATACCAGGCCGTCAGGATTTCGCATCGCTGACGGCGAAACTGCGACCGAGGCCGATGGCATCGTCGATAGCTGGATCCAGTTCGAAACCGATGTCGCCCGCGGCTTTGGTCATGTGCGCATGAAGGATGGCCGCATCTGGACGCTGCTCACCACGATGGCCGAACTCAAGGGTCACGAGGAGAAATCGGGCTTCACTCGTCCGCTCGGCGCCAAGCACGGCCATGGCAAGGATCGCAAAAGCTGGCGCGAGGAACGCGATCAGGAGGTCGCCGAACTGGGTTATGCGAGGCAGCCCTATGTGCTGATCATCGGTGGCGGGCAGGGCGGCATCGCGCTCGGCGCGCGGCTGCGGCAGCTTGGCGTGCCCACCATCATCATCGAGAAGAACGAACGGGCCGGCGATTCCTGGCGCAAACGCTACAAGTCGCTCTGCCTGCACGATCCGGTCTGGTACGATCACCTGCCTTACATCGATTTCCCGAAGAACTGGCCCGTCTTCGCGCCCAAGGACAAGATCGGCGACTGGCTGGAAATGTACACGAAGGTGATGGAGCTGAACTACTGGAGCTCTACGGTCGCGAAGTCCGCCAAGTATGACGACAAGGCCAAGGAATGGACCGTCGTCGTCGAGCGCGACGGCAAGGAGACTACCCTCAAGCCGAAGCAGCTCGTGCTTGCCACCGGCATGTCCGGCAAAGCGAACTGGCCCAAGTACAAAGGACAGGACGTCTTCAAGGGGGAGCAGCAACACTCCTCGAACCATCCGGGACCGGAGAAATATCGCGGCAAGAAGGTGGTGGTGATCGGCTCCAACAACTCCGCTCACGACATCTGTGCCGCGCTGTGGGAAGGGGGCGCGGACGTCACGATGGTGCAGCGCTCGTCCACCCATATCGTGAAGTCCGATACGCTGATGGATATCGGCCTCGGCGCGCTTTACTCGGAGCAGGCGGTCCAGAGCGGCATGACCACGCGCAAGGCCGATCTGATCTTCGCTTCGTTGCCCTACAAGATCATGCCTGAGTTCCAGATTCCGCTCTACCAACAGATGCGCGAGCGCGACAAGGGATTCTACGACGCGCTGGAGAAGGTCGGCTTCATGCATGACTGGGGCGACGACGGCTCCGGCCTGTTCATGAAGTACCTGCGCCGTGGCTCGGGCTACTACATCGATGTCGGCGCCTGCGATCTCGTGATCGACGGCTCGATCAAGCTCAAGAGCGGCAAGGGTGCGGCGGTGCAGGAACTGACCGAAACCGGCGTCAGGTTCGTGGACGGTACCGAACTCCCCGCTGATCTCATCGTCTATGCCACCGGCTATGGCTCGATGAACGGTTGGGCGGCCGACCTGATCTCGCAGGAAGTCGCCGACAAGGTCGGCAAGGTCTGGGGTCTTGGATCCGATACCAACAAGGATCCCGGGCCGTGGGAGGGTGAGCAGCGCAACATGTGGAAGCCGACCCAGCAGCAAGCGCTTTGGTTCCACGGCGGCAATCTGCATCAGTCGCGGCATTACTCCCAATATCTGGCGTTGCAGCTGAAGGCGCGGATGGAAGGCATCCCGACTCCGGTTTACGGCCTGCAGAAAGTTCATCACCTCGGTTGATTGACCGAGCGAGGTCGAGGTGGCGGGCGGATCGTAGCGCGATCCGCCCGCTGCAGGCGGTCAACTTCGCCGCTTCGCTCTCGGTTGGATATTGTGTTGCGATTTCGATAGCATAGGAGTTCGCTGTTTTGTTCTGAACGGCGCGCCACTCTACGCCAGCGCATGCGGGAACCACTTTCGACCCCTTTCTCGCCCGGTCCTACTCGCCAATGCGCTCTGTGGGCGAAGTCGATAGGTCAGACCGCACCGTAAAAGTGCCGATATTGCCAGGCGGCTTCCTTCTGCAATTGGGCTTCAGACCACGACTAGTCCGTGAAGCGCATGACGGACCTAGGCGAGAGATCGACACGCGGCCTGCCATCGACAATCCAAGTTGCAATAGCCTCGCCGACCGTCGGCGA
It encodes the following:
- a CDS encoding ABC transporter substrate-binding protein, with protein sequence MKHLRWTLALAASLVTGAASAEISDNVVRIGVLNDISGIFQDTNGMGSVEAARMAAEDFNGGGKDIKVEIVYADHQNKADVGNAIARKWLDVEGVDAIVDVPNSAVGLSINALLRDSRMTFLASSTASSDLAGKACSPNTIQWVNDAWATGNTTAAAMMSRGGKDWYFLTVDYALGKGIEAEAQKYIEGHGGKVLGSSKHPLGTSDFASFLLQAQSSKAQVIGLANAGGDTINAVKQAAEFGIQQSGQKLVAFLLFINDVHGMGIKVAQGLQLMEAFYWDMNDDTRAFAKRFAARPGMNGKMPSGNQAGVYASTLAYLNAVAATGSDNAKQVVPEMKKFKGKDKLFGDTTIRQDGRVVHPMYLFEVKKPEELKYPYDYYKLVSTIPADQAFRPLAEGGCELVK
- a CDS encoding 2Fe-2S iron-sulfur cluster-binding protein encodes the protein MPDIIFIHPDGKPERVETSGGESAMQAATRHGLDGILAECGGNAMCATCHVYVDESWLARLPVMADDEDALLDGTAAERRPNSRLSCQITITPELDGLVLRLPERQV
- a CDS encoding cytochrome P450: MTASGSAESGVPHLDVDPFDMTFFADPYPAHELLREAGPVVYLDKWKVYGVARYAEVHAVLNDPATFCSSRGVGLSDFKKETPWRPPSLILEADPPAHTRTRAVLSKVLSPTVMKQVRDRFAAAAEARVDALLDKRSFDAITDLAEAYPLSIFPDALGLKPEGREHLIPYASVVFNAFGPPNRLRQEAIERSAPHQAYVAEQCQRENLAPGGFGACIHAQVDEGAITATEAPLLVRSLLSAGLDTTVNGIGAAVYCLARFPDQWQRLREDPSLARGAFEEAVRFESPVQTFFRTTTREVELSGARIGEGEKVLMFLAAANRDPRRWDDPDSYDITRRTSGHVGFGSGIHMCVGQLVARLEGEVMLTALARRIAKIEITGEPKRRFNNTLRGLDSLPVTITPA
- a CDS encoding MarR family transcriptional regulator, which gives rise to MPPSSTRARQKSSPVEAGPTLDLERYVPAFITFIANKLSNSATAFYQREFGVNVTEWRIMSLLAIEPGIPASRICHVIGFDKGPVSRTLAGLEKRGLVSIRTDPNDGRTHSIALTAKGRATHDKVIVAAFERERRLLSCLNEDEREVLIGLLRRLHENLGAVTDSSFS
- the ggt gene encoding gamma-glutamyltransferase, with amino-acid sequence MVTAIVSISFITFGPARAASVAPVATENGMVVSAQHLATQAGVDVLKRGGNAVDAAVAVGYALAVVYPAAGNLGGGGFMTIQLADGRKTFLDFRETAPKGATANMYLDKDGNVIKGASTKGHLAVGVPGSVSGMEYAREKYGTMKRADLIAPAIQLAEQGFALDQGDIDLLRTATDDFKDDPASNAIFLNNGQPFDVGDKLVQSELAKTLREISSKGTDGFYKGWVGSAIVASSQAGKGLITQEDLDGYKTRELAPVECDYRGYHVISAPPPSSGGVIICEILDILEGYPLKEMGYHSAQAVHVQIEAMRHAYVDRNSYLGDPDFVKNPLDRLLDKAYAARIRAAIDPNKAGVSKDIKPGVAPHEGSNTTHYSIADKDGNAVSVTYTLNDWFGAKVTAGKTGVLLNDEMDDFTAKVGVPNLYGLVQGEANAIAPGKRPLSSMSPTIVTKDGKTVMVVGTPGGSRIITAVLQTMINAIDYDMNAQEAVDMPRIHQQWLPDLTNVENYALSPDTQKILESMGHKFGPPQPANHLAVIIIGAPSLNGKQVGNNRYYGANDPRRNSGLAAGY
- a CDS encoding sigma-54-dependent Fis family transcriptional regulator, whose protein sequence is MITEQAAHIDELVRVAVGQSSARDAIIHQSWVRCVSEHKLDPVVLRDAHIVTSRRLREHRDAMDEFLHTARFGVEMLYRQIAGLGYVLLLTDARGITVDFIGDPTFNNTLRKAGLYLGADWNEPHAGTCAVGTCIATEEALTVHQSDHFDATHIPLTCTAAPVFDPSGKLAAVLDISALRSPEPKASQFLALQLVKSFAHKIENANLLNRFRQEWIIKLSGSAEFADVDPDYVMAVDSSGRIIGFNNRARQLLARELRKRPDLRLRADGFSVSDIFECTIDDLPRFAHSRPTGQRALRLANSGATLFAQTLPPPNKLAAPASSRSESALPAPLRSLFRGDPTMHQVVTHAAKLINTQMGLLITGETGTGKEHLTKALHSVSARAGKPFVAVNCAALPESLIESELFGHEAGAFTGAAAKGKKGLLLEADGGTLFLDEIGDMPISSQTRLLRVLAEREVTPVGRTRPVPLNVRVIAATHRDLVALVKTGQFREDLYFRLNGAVFALPPLRQRTDIEWLIDQSLHRLSTEHKANYALTASARGALLKYQWPGNIRELVNALDHGCALSTDGTIDLADLPDRIAHPLRVEISGKPARGGVATSQQADELLTALRNNRWNVSRVARERGVDRSTIHRQILRFGITMPKDLT
- a CDS encoding NAD(P)/FAD-dependent oxidoreductase, whose amino-acid sequence is MLTKAPDGRVTALLDEFNAALSSGDIERALALFQTDCYWRDLVTFTWNIKTMEGKDQIRDMLQARLADTRPSGFRIADGETATEADGIVDSWIQFETDVARGFGHVRMKDGRIWTLLTTMAELKGHEEKSGFTRPLGAKHGHGKDRKSWREERDQEVAELGYARQPYVLIIGGGQGGIALGARLRQLGVPTIIIEKNERAGDSWRKRYKSLCLHDPVWYDHLPYIDFPKNWPVFAPKDKIGDWLEMYTKVMELNYWSSTVAKSAKYDDKAKEWTVVVERDGKETTLKPKQLVLATGMSGKANWPKYKGQDVFKGEQQHSSNHPGPEKYRGKKVVVIGSNNSAHDICAALWEGGADVTMVQRSSTHIVKSDTLMDIGLGALYSEQAVQSGMTTRKADLIFASLPYKIMPEFQIPLYQQMRERDKGFYDALEKVGFMHDWGDDGSGLFMKYLRRGSGYYIDVGACDLVIDGSIKLKSGKGAAVQELTETGVRFVDGTELPADLIVYATGYGSMNGWAADLISQEVADKVGKVWGLGSDTNKDPGPWEGEQRNMWKPTQQQALWFHGGNLHQSRHYSQYLALQLKARMEGIPTPVYGLQKVHHLG